From one Armatimonadota bacterium genomic stretch:
- a CDS encoding tetratricopeptide repeat protein, with protein sequence MGKFSKKQLDYTLILIFFLALGTFAAFAQVLRHEFINLDDNVYVTENPQVLRGLSIDSVKWAFTAIYRATWQPLIWLSYMLDMQVYGLKPMGFHLTNVIFHIANVLLLFLVLNRMTEKLWRSALVAALFAVHPLHIESVAWVAERKDVVSTFFWMFTMWAYVRYALLPKVSTYIPVVVFFALGLMAKPMLVTLPFVLLLLDYWPLNRIRPVRDLQLEKPSKAIGRLVVEKIPLFVLALASSVLAVVVQKKGGALSSTELVPVGVRIANALYSYSAYIVKTIWPVKLAILYPHPGDTLAIWQVIGSAALLIILTIFAILLAKAGRQFVAVGWLWFMGTLLPVIGIVQIGPHGMADRFTYIPLVGLFIIVAWGIPDVFYCQNNELSAENSRSRFSHPTVIPFCALVVLAALIICTQFQLTYWKNNITIFARALECTRRNYLMQNNMGLSFAAQGKYELAVKHYARGLELRPDDAQLNNNMGVSLADLGRIDEAMMYYHRAIELDPKYAMAHNNLGIALAQKGRLEEAIKHYETAIRLNPNFAEAHNNLAVVLVSSGRIDEALGHYLEAIRINPTYASAHINLANELAKLGQLDDAVEHYRAAVQIQPENPMPHYKLANILFRQKKYNEAIKEYREVLELMPKLAAAHNNLAVALYFAGNYAGAWEEVKLSRKYGGKIHPQFLHALSEKMPEPKQ encoded by the coding sequence ATGGGTAAGTTTTCAAAGAAGCAGTTGGACTACACTCTCATACTTATTTTCTTTCTAGCGCTAGGCACGTTTGCCGCTTTTGCTCAGGTGCTTCGGCACGAGTTCATAAACTTAGATGATAATGTCTACGTGACGGAGAACCCCCAGGTCTTGCGAGGGCTTTCCATCGATAGCGTCAAATGGGCATTCACTGCCATTTATAGAGCAACCTGGCAACCGTTGATATGGCTTTCTTATATGCTTGATATGCAGGTTTATGGATTGAAGCCGATGGGCTTCCACCTGACAAATGTTATTTTTCACATCGCTAACGTACTTCTGTTATTTCTAGTTCTCAATCGTATGACTGAAAAATTGTGGAGAAGCGCACTAGTTGCCGCTCTTTTTGCCGTCCATCCGTTGCATATCGAGTCGGTTGCATGGGTTGCAGAAAGGAAGGACGTCGTTAGTACTTTTTTCTGGATGTTTACGATGTGGGCGTATGTCCGATATGCCCTTTTACCTAAGGTCAGCACCTACATCCCGGTGGTTGTTTTCTTTGCACTAGGTTTGATGGCAAAGCCGATGCTTGTCACCCTTCCTTTTGTGCTTCTTCTTCTTGATTATTGGCCTTTAAATCGTATAAGACCCGTTCGGGACTTGCAGTTGGAAAAGCCTTCAAAGGCAATTGGAAGGCTTGTTGTCGAAAAAATCCCGCTTTTTGTGCTGGCGTTGGCTTCAAGTGTACTTGCGGTTGTTGTGCAGAAAAAAGGAGGAGCATTGAGCTCCACTGAACTTGTGCCAGTTGGAGTGCGAATAGCAAATGCGCTTTATTCATATTCTGCTTATATAGTAAAAACTATTTGGCCCGTAAAGCTGGCAATTTTATATCCACATCCAGGCGACACACTAGCCATTTGGCAGGTTATCGGTTCGGCGGCACTGCTCATAATACTTACGATTTTTGCAATTCTGCTTGCAAAGGCTGGTCGTCAATTTGTAGCAGTTGGGTGGCTTTGGTTTATGGGTACGCTTTTGCCGGTGATAGGCATTGTGCAAATCGGCCCTCATGGGATGGCTGATCGTTTTACTTATATTCCGCTGGTTGGGCTATTTATAATAGTTGCTTGGGGAATACCTGATGTGTTTTACTGTCAAAATAACGAATTATCGGCAGAAAATAGCCGATCGAGGTTCTCACATCCAACCGTTATTCCATTCTGCGCTTTAGTTGTCCTGGCGGCTTTGATTATATGTACGCAATTCCAGCTAACCTATTGGAAGAATAACATAACGATATTCGCTCGTGCTCTTGAATGTACCAGACGCAATTACTTGATGCAAAACAATATGGGACTTAGCTTTGCCGCCCAAGGCAAGTATGAATTGGCTGTCAAACATTATGCTAGGGGCCTGGAACTTCGGCCTGATGATGCTCAGTTGAACAATAATATGGGTGTGTCATTGGCGGATCTTGGCAGAATTGATGAGGCGATGATGTATTACCACCGGGCGATTGAACTGGATCCAAAATATGCGATGGCGCACAATAACCTTGGTATCGCACTAGCACAAAAGGGCCGCTTGGAGGAAGCTATTAAACATTATGAGACTGCCATCAGGCTTAATCCAAATTTTGCCGAGGCGCACAATAACCTAGCTGTGGTTCTCGTCTCTTCGGGCAGGATTGATGAAGCTTTGGGGCACTATTTGGAGGCAATACGGATAAATCCCACCTATGCCAGTGCTCATATTAACTTAGCAAATGAGCTTGCGAAGTTAGGACAGTTAGACGATGCTGTTGAACACTACCGGGCAGCAGTTCAAATTCAGCCAGAGAATCCCATGCCTCATTATAAATTAGCAAACATACTGTTTAGACAAAAGAAATATAATGAAGCCATTAAGGAATACCGAGAAGTTCTGGAGCTTATGCCTAAACTTGCGGCGGCACACAATAATCTAGCGGTTGCGCTATACTTTGCTGGTAATTATGCCGGTGCTTGGGAGGAAGTGAAGCTTTCTCGGAAGTACGGCGGAAAAATACATCCTCAATTTCTTCATGCACTCTCAGAGAAAATGCCGGAGCCTAAGCAATGA
- a CDS encoding tetratricopeptide repeat protein, whose amino-acid sequence MNKSSSWPAHWKIAIALFAITLVAFCRVLGNQFINLDDPEFIHNNPFVRSGLTCASVAWAFKTTHTANWHPLTWISHMVDVQLFGLNSAGHHLTSLLVHAVSAVLLFLVLYKATFAIWRSAFIAALFAVHPLRIESVAWIAERKDVLSTAFLLLTILAYIRFVQSPCIKTYVPVIVFFMLGLMSKPMLVTLPFALLLLDYWPLGRTSLNRCSLNDIPTSRASRLVLEKIPLFALSALSCIVTYLVQREEGAIRDLAQFSLGVRIANGIVAYVAYIGKMLWPAKLSVFYPHPGRSLPIWEVIMSALVLIGITFLVLRLARRAPYLPVGWFWYLGTLIPVLGLVQVGGAAMADRYTYIPLIGLFFIVTWGLPEMVGSSWQSERLPTVGARNNASSLPVGSKLASSKFDALPFVAGLAVIALMISTAVQLGYWENTFTLFKRALAVTAKNAVAHGQLAVALEAEGKLDEALEHYREAVRIEPRDPMARYNLGVALAKIGRTDEAVEKYNEVLRLNPEHVGAHNNLGLLLLNRGNVKEAIHHFREALRIDPNFPEARNNLANALAGGGNAQEAIRKYEEALEANPNDATTHYNLGVVLAEKGETEEAIRHYLEAVRLRPNYAKAHLNLGLLLEQQGRMDEAAEHLAKALQADPKCADAHNSLGIILAKQGRLDLAMLHFGSAVRLDPNNAQAHFNLGNIFGAQGEQDRALSHFTKAVELKPDFSQAHFNLAVALFHKARYAEAWKHVRLAQKYGFEPNPAFLQALSAKMPEPNN is encoded by the coding sequence ATGAACAAGTCATCTAGTTGGCCTGCTCATTGGAAAATTGCCATTGCTCTGTTTGCCATAACCTTAGTTGCTTTCTGCCGGGTGCTGGGGAACCAGTTTATAAACCTCGATGACCCGGAGTTTATTCATAACAATCCTTTTGTAAGAAGCGGGCTAACATGCGCCAGTGTAGCATGGGCATTTAAGACGACACACACTGCCAATTGGCATCCATTAACGTGGATTTCGCACATGGTTGATGTTCAGCTTTTTGGATTGAATTCCGCAGGGCATCATCTCACAAGCTTGTTGGTGCATGCTGTAAGTGCGGTACTATTATTTCTTGTTTTATATAAGGCGACCTTTGCAATCTGGCGTAGCGCATTTATTGCGGCTTTATTCGCCGTTCATCCATTACGTATCGAATCAGTCGCATGGATTGCAGAGAGAAAGGATGTGCTGAGCACAGCTTTTTTATTGCTTACAATATTGGCGTACATTCGATTTGTCCAATCGCCTTGCATAAAAACTTATGTTCCAGTAATCGTTTTTTTCATGCTGGGTCTAATGTCCAAGCCAATGCTTGTCACATTGCCTTTTGCGCTGCTGCTTTTAGATTACTGGCCCCTCGGCCGTACTTCATTAAATCGTTGCTCGTTAAATGATATACCTACAAGCCGAGCAAGTAGACTCGTGTTAGAGAAAATTCCCCTGTTTGCGCTGTCTGCCTTATCTTGCATTGTTACATATCTCGTCCAGAGGGAAGAAGGTGCAATAAGGGATTTGGCTCAGTTCTCGTTGGGCGTTCGGATAGCGAATGGAATTGTGGCTTATGTCGCCTATATTGGAAAGATGCTGTGGCCAGCAAAGCTTTCGGTGTTCTATCCGCACCCAGGGCGGAGTCTGCCTATATGGGAAGTCATCATGTCGGCGTTGGTTTTGATAGGGATCACTTTCCTTGTGCTCAGGCTGGCTAGGAGGGCGCCATACCTCCCAGTTGGCTGGTTTTGGTATCTCGGAACCCTAATTCCAGTCCTAGGACTTGTCCAGGTTGGCGGAGCGGCAATGGCTGATAGGTATACATATATTCCTCTAATTGGCTTATTCTTTATTGTCACGTGGGGATTGCCTGAGATGGTCGGAAGCAGTTGGCAAAGTGAGAGGTTGCCGACGGTTGGCGCCAGAAATAACGCTTCCTCATTGCCCGTTGGATCTAAACTGGCATCTTCTAAGTTCGACGCTCTTCCGTTCGTGGCTGGATTGGCAGTCATTGCATTGATGATATCTACTGCGGTCCAGCTGGGATACTGGGAAAACACCTTCACTCTATTCAAGCGGGCGCTAGCAGTGACAGCGAAAAATGCTGTTGCACACGGGCAACTTGCTGTTGCTTTGGAAGCTGAAGGTAAACTTGACGAGGCGTTAGAACATTACCGAGAGGCCGTCCGTATAGAGCCAAGAGATCCAATGGCTCGGTATAACCTGGGTGTTGCGCTGGCGAAGATTGGAAGGACTGATGAGGCGGTTGAGAAATACAACGAAGTGCTTCGCCTAAATCCAGAGCATGTCGGCGCACACAATAACTTGGGGCTTCTCCTTCTCAACCGTGGCAACGTGAAGGAAGCTATACACCACTTCAGGGAAGCTCTGAGAATTGATCCCAATTTCCCAGAAGCCAGGAATAATTTGGCTAATGCATTGGCTGGCGGCGGCAATGCACAGGAAGCTATACGTAAATACGAAGAAGCCCTCGAGGCTAATCCTAATGACGCAACTACTCACTATAATCTAGGTGTAGTTCTGGCTGAAAAAGGCGAGACCGAAGAAGCAATTAGACACTATCTTGAGGCGGTCAGACTGAGGCCAAATTATGCTAAGGCTCACCTAAATTTGGGGCTTTTGCTCGAACAGCAAGGGCGAATGGACGAGGCGGCCGAGCATCTGGCGAAGGCATTGCAAGCTGATCCCAAGTGTGCAGATGCCCACAATAGCCTTGGTATTATACTTGCAAAGCAAGGCCGCCTTGACTTGGCAATGCTACATTTTGGTAGCGCCGTCCGCCTCGACCCAAATAACGCACAGGCGCATTTCAACCTGGGAAATATATTTGGAGCTCAAGGTGAGCAAGACAGGGCTTTGAGTCATTTTACCAAAGCAGTGGAATTGAAACCGGACTTTTCACAAGCGCATTTTAACTTGGCAGTTGCGTTGTTTCATAAAGCTCGGTATGCTGAAGCATGGAAACATGTTCGCCTTGCGCAGAAGTATGGGTTCGAGCCGAATCCTGCATTTCTCCAAGCTCTGAGTGCAAAGATGCCCGAGCCGAATAATTGA
- a CDS encoding tetratricopeptide repeat protein translates to MSSESKRKNPKSKTALFSSGIASNHLVQLSLVVLLAIAIRVIYLLQYKANAPYYSVMIVDSRYYDEWAQRVAAGKGYGPMPFYMAPLYPYFLAIMYKIFGHNFTPIYVLQAALGIINVCLVYVLGRKLFGHLSGLIAMPLILFYAPLVYLEAKILTETLAIAINLCSILLLMRAIERPSASRFLGAGVLLGVSAVCRPNSLITIELFIAWLWLFGRRMASFYTRQLFPLIIGVVLAIAPVTARNYFIGNDLVLITSNGGIVFAQANNEAANGVSSAMAGFSTSIMTQQQEEMAIASRALGHQVKPSESAAFWFRQGLTFIRDHPGSFVRLLALKLLWSLHDVEARCSFNVYLEKTFVPILRCLLLPFSLLAGSALYGIIRGRKQWTFGASLTGLYILSIFLGLIIFSVSSRYRVPAAPALAVFAGFGIVSAAEEVRRRRIRPLFALLGCIAIFLGISSVPYPIPKITAGGYNNLGAALVRQGRLDEAVIQYKRALKVKPNHFSAHVNLANVLAAQGKLDGAAVHYREAIRIKPDDARAHFELGIVLIGKGCFGEAIEELSEAIRLNPGHAGAHLKLGEALAAVGRREEAIREYREAIRLRPWDARAHFELGVLYGEKGLIDDEMREYREAIRLRPNFGEAHNNLAVALYYKGRYDEAWEEVRLSRRYGVSPDASFVKALSEKMPRH, encoded by the coding sequence ATGTCTTCTGAAAGCAAACGCAAAAACCCCAAGTCAAAAACAGCTCTTTTTTCTTCTGGTATTGCTAGCAATCATCTTGTTCAGCTGAGCCTTGTTGTGCTCCTGGCAATCGCAATTAGGGTTATTTATCTACTGCAATACAAAGCGAACGCACCTTATTATTCGGTTATGATTGTGGACTCACGTTACTACGATGAATGGGCTCAGCGAGTTGCTGCGGGAAAGGGATATGGTCCGATGCCATTCTACATGGCACCGCTATATCCGTATTTTCTGGCGATTATGTATAAGATTTTTGGCCATAATTTTACTCCAATATATGTCCTTCAGGCGGCCCTCGGCATAATCAATGTCTGTCTTGTTTATGTTCTGGGAAGAAAGCTTTTTGGCCATCTATCTGGCTTAATTGCAATGCCGCTTATTCTGTTTTATGCTCCGCTTGTATACCTTGAAGCCAAAATTCTCACCGAAACGCTGGCGATTGCTATTAACCTGTGTTCTATACTGCTTCTGATGCGTGCGATTGAACGACCTAGCGCCAGCAGGTTCTTAGGAGCGGGTGTTTTGCTTGGTGTGAGTGCTGTCTGCCGGCCGAATTCACTAATAACAATTGAACTGTTTATTGCGTGGCTTTGGCTTTTTGGCCGTCGGATGGCTAGTTTTTATACTCGCCAACTTTTCCCTCTAATCATTGGTGTTGTGCTTGCGATTGCACCTGTTACAGCGAGGAATTATTTCATCGGAAATGACTTAGTGCTCATTACGTCAAATGGCGGGATTGTTTTTGCTCAGGCAAACAACGAAGCCGCTAATGGTGTATCTTCTGCAATGGCTGGTTTCAGTACCTCAATAATGACCCAGCAACAAGAGGAGATGGCAATCGCAAGTAGGGCTCTAGGCCATCAGGTGAAACCTTCGGAGTCGGCGGCCTTTTGGTTTCGCCAGGGGCTTACTTTTATTAGAGATCACCCAGGCAGTTTTGTCAGGCTTCTTGCGCTAAAACTTCTTTGGTCTTTGCATGATGTCGAAGCACGATGTAGCTTCAATGTCTATCTTGAAAAGACTTTTGTCCCCATTCTGCGATGTCTTCTGCTTCCCTTTTCTCTGCTGGCCGGCTCAGCACTATATGGCATCATCCGCGGACGCAAACAGTGGACATTTGGAGCTTCTCTGACGGGTCTCTATATTCTTTCTATTTTTCTCGGCCTCATAATTTTTTCCGTTAGCTCAAGATACAGAGTTCCAGCGGCTCCGGCGCTTGCCGTTTTCGCAGGCTTTGGCATTGTCAGCGCGGCCGAGGAAGTCCGGAGGCGAAGGATTAGGCCGCTGTTTGCCTTGCTAGGTTGCATTGCGATTTTCCTCGGCATTTCATCTGTGCCCTATCCGATACCCAAAATCACTGCTGGCGGATACAACAACCTAGGGGCGGCGCTTGTTCGCCAGGGTCGCCTTGATGAGGCAGTTATCCAATACAAGCGAGCTCTCAAAGTCAAGCCAAACCACTTCTCGGCTCATGTAAACCTTGCGAACGTCCTTGCCGCGCAGGGGAAGCTGGACGGGGCGGCAGTACACTATCGGGAGGCTATTCGCATTAAGCCGGATGATGCGAGAGCACATTTTGAGCTTGGGATTGTTTTAATTGGGAAGGGATGTTTTGGTGAAGCAATCGAGGAGCTTTCAGAGGCGATACGGTTGAATCCAGGTCATGCTGGTGCGCATCTAAAGCTAGGCGAGGCGCTTGCAGCAGTTGGTCGGAGGGAGGAGGCGATAAGGGAGTATAGGGAAGCGATACGTTTGAGACCATGGGATGCGAGGGCACATTTTGAGCTTGGGGTTTTATATGGTGAGAAGGGTTTAATAGATGATGAGATGAGGGAGTACAGGGAGGCGATAAGGTTGAGGCCTAATTTTGGGGAGGCGCACAACAATCTTGCGGTTGCGTTGTATTACAAGGGACGGTATGATGAGGCTTGGGAGGAGGTAAGGTTATCGCGCAGGTATGGAGTATCTCCCGATGCTAGTTTTGTGAAAGCGCTTTCGGAGAAAATGCCGAGGCATTGA
- a CDS encoding PEP-CTERM sorting domain-containing protein, which yields MKKVLVITCILVLVALVAGSAFAAENNWRFRLRADNNAGAYMSDSQFGIYPTSSDGYDSQDGAAQFLADPYGMTYANWATEVIPGRTEAFMKSIKAPIQAGQPVEKKWDLRVYVLRDGTNPYIRLNFMCISTLAGMAPPSMINGVPLVYYIKMVNNRGVEGAPANGTEWIIPVPTEYKTNEAWFTLVLPTGFRGVNGPNDIMLTVSHPNNAASEGYIMEYGFRPVPEPSTLLAFGTGVVGLVGFVMRRRRA from the coding sequence ATGAAGAAGGTTCTTGTAATCACCTGCATTCTGGTTCTGGTCGCGCTGGTCGCTGGGAGTGCATTCGCCGCAGAGAACAACTGGCGGTTCAGACTGCGCGCTGACAACAACGCCGGCGCGTACATGAGCGACAGCCAGTTTGGTATCTATCCGACGTCCAGCGACGGCTATGACTCTCAGGATGGCGCGGCTCAGTTCCTCGCTGACCCGTATGGCATGACGTATGCAAACTGGGCGACTGAGGTAATCCCAGGAAGGACCGAAGCCTTCATGAAGAGTATCAAGGCGCCCATACAAGCCGGTCAGCCAGTGGAGAAAAAGTGGGACCTGAGAGTCTATGTACTGAGGGATGGGACGAATCCTTACATTCGCCTGAACTTCATGTGCATAAGCACTTTGGCAGGAATGGCCCCACCCTCAATGATAAATGGCGTGCCGTTAGTATACTACATAAAGATGGTCAACAACCGGGGTGTAGAGGGCGCGCCAGCCAATGGAACGGAATGGATAATCCCTGTTCCAACGGAATACAAAACGAACGAGGCGTGGTTCACGCTCGTCCTGCCGACCGGCTTCAGGGGGGTAAATGGCCCGAACGACATCATGTTGACGGTGAGCCACCCGAACAATGCAGCAAGTGAGGGCTACATCATGGAGTACGGGTTCAGACCCGTTCCTGAGCCTAGCACCTTGCTTGCATTCGGGACCGGTGTAGTCGGATTGGTGGGCTTCGTGATGAGGAGGCGCAGAGCCTAA